AAACGAGAAGACATCATTAGCCCTTATAACAACTATGAATTAGTATTTGAaataatcaaagaaaatagaagattattcacctctgtccacatgttcaTTTAGACTGTAGACACTTGGAGAGTTGTTGCATGAGCCAAAGGCGAATggtataaccccaagtgtctaaataaacatttggacagaggtaaatactctattttatctaccgacggcgaaataatagcactttttcactgctattatttcacctaggtagataaacgAATTTAAGTGGTGAATTGGTCACAATTGATTGTTAAGTACTAAATACAAATACAGCTAGGGAATGTTACCATTTATTGAGGATGTCGACATTTCGGGAAATATAATCAaggattttcttgaaaaacatTTGGGAAAAATGTTTCACGAAAATAGTTCCTGTTTAATAAAGGAACTCGAGATAAATTTACGTCAAAGCTGATTTTACAAACAGTTACTACTGATGTACTTATTAAAACTATGTTTCAATTATGCGAGACTGTCCCACCCGTCATATCTTTTCTATAATCTTTTAGCAACGACAAACATATACCGAATTAATCATGAAATTTGTTACATCGACTgttgtttgatacaaaatctatggcttcatttgtttaaacatttaattttgagTTGCATCAACTAGAGATCATTGCTGACTGTTGTCGTTGCTGTATTAAATGCTCCTCGAAGGCTACTATATAGCCGACGTTATGGTGTGATGGAGATCGATTTATCTGCGGAGCTTCAAAAAGTTAGTAATTTCTTAAGATTCAAAACTTAAACGATTTTTCCATAGCAAATCtgactaacaaatttactgaaaagtTAGAATTTACTTTTTCCGTGCTATCGTTGACTATATTGGCCTTtcgaacaataaataaaacaaaaatgttcgacACTGTGAGCAACTAATGTACATTAGACCCGTCTAACGAATAAGTCCCGCTTCGTTTGAAATTTGTTAGACCACTGGAATCCATTGAACTTTAAGTAGTAAATGATATGACATCGCATTGTAAATGTATGGACATTTCGTTTGTTTGCATTCCATCAACATAATTTCACCACAAAGGTCACGAATAATTGCGTTTTGTATTCTCAGTATTCATTGATTGCCGGTCTGATCAGTAAATTCGTTTATAATATTTACCGGAGCTCACCAATAACGTTTTGAGTAATTGATCAGGTATTTCCGTAGTGGATGAAATTGGATATTTCAAACTGACATCCTACGAACGACTTTCAAAATTTGATGTAAATCCTTTATGGCGTATAGGGACTCGATACTTCCAGTCGACCGTTATCCGTTTTAAGAAGAAGACACTAGGGTATTTATATGCAACGGCATTCAACACCGAAGTCTGTGTCATAAGAGTGATATTGTGGCTGAAATTAATGAATTGGTTAGCGACATTTTAGTAAACAATGGCAATGGAAACATTTGCTACTCCCTTCCCACACGGATTTATATACGGAGAATATGGTGTGGGTGTCGTGCCGAAATCAGTCGACGAATTAGACATGATTCGACTTAGTATTAGCATCCGAGAAAAGCCAAATTGGTCGGATAAGATGAATGATCCGATTATCGTCGCTAAATGGAAAGCTGAAATAGCCGACAGTATGAGCCAGAGCGACAAAAAATTCGATTATGTTTTGGCTGAGCTGAGTAACTTGCCGAATGACCGTCAATAAATcaagtttttaatttcaaatttcacgaCAGGCCATTATTTGTCCATAAAAGACGGTTCAATTGAAGTCGCTGCCGTGGATGGCACATGGCAATCGGATACGTTAATCGATAATGAATTACGCAAAACGTTTATCGAAGAAGTGAGCGATTTAGAAAATGTTCCGGATTCGGAGAAGGATTGGCATCCAGGCTCAAACAATCAAGTGTTAGATTTGGTTCATCCGTCgctgttttgttttgttgctgGAAGGGTGAGTCATTGCACTAATAGaacaaagtttaaaaaattagTAAACGCCTTTTCAGACAAGAGTTACATCAAAACCAATGCCATCTTTTTGTCCTGAGGTGAGTGTCtgatttattggttttatTGCCCGTTTAAATAGGAAATGAATTTGGTTTGTCTACAGAAACTACTGAAATTCGCGGATAGCGACGAATATCTACCTTTAGATGACGGATTAAAATTTGCCCTCGAACCAACGGCATCACTACCCGGTTACACAAAATCAGCGAAATTCCAATGGTTACCATCCGAGTTTCATGTTGACGAGTCGGGAGGGGTGAAAATCGATTCCTACATCAACAATTTACACCCCGAATGCTATACGAAACTGTACCAATGCATCgagaaaatattcgaaaagttTGTGCCGATGTTCAACAAGGTGCTGACCGACTTAAGAAATCCTCGGAAAAATCGAGTCGAGATCAATTATGACGACACTTTTGAGTATGGAGaagagagagaaaatgaagaagCCGAACGTATCAGAAAACCGGTAAAACTTCCCCATTTTGAACCACCTCCGGCTCCcgagaaaattgttaaattaaatGGAAGAGATCTGCAAGTCATTGTTAAGCTTGCCAACATTCATCTTACTCCTGATCAGCCAGAATACCCAGGTAACTCAGTTGTATGTTACAGAGGAGAGgagcactgacaaaaaatcatttctaaCCTCAGGCGGTTCGTGGCACATCGAAGGTATGGCTAATGAAAGGATTGTCGCATCGGGAATCTATTACTATTCATCGAATAACATAACAGAATCTCGCTTGAATTTCCGACATGCCGTCCGAGAGCCCGATTATGAACAGTACGATCACGAAGGAGTTGATCTAATCTACAAATTGCAAAATGAAGAAGGCCTGAACCAGTTTCTCGGTTCGATTATTACAAAAGAGGGCCGGTGCATTGTTTTTCCAAACACTTTGCAACATCAGGTGGCTCCATTTAAGGTACACAATATAAagcaacaatttgtttttgagtGAATCGGGCgccataaaattttccattttctcctTATCGATGAACTAGCTTGAAGACTCAACCCGTGACGGTCACCGAAAGATTCTGGTATTCTTCTTGGTTGATCCTTCGGTGAAAATACTGTCAACTTCACAAGTGCCTCCGCAACAAAAATCATGGTTCAAGCAAAGTGTTGAGAGCCCAGATGTTAGATTTCCTGTCGAGCTggttcacaaaattgttggtttCATGGAATGGCCAATGGAACTGGATGAAGCCAAGCGACACAGAGATGAATTGATGAACGAAAGGAAAGTTTTTGTCGACAAATCGAACCAGGAATATTTTGAGCGTCCGTTCTATTTATGTGAACATTAGAAACAAGTCGGGAAATATGGAGCTTTCAGtgtgaattcaattcaaactGTGTAAAGTGCACTCGGTTCAGCGAACCAAAACGTATTTTTTATTAGGAATAAAGgagaaattgttttaatttcaacGAACAGTGATTTAATGCAACAAAAAGAACGATACAGGAACGGTGATAGAACATCGGACATTTTCAACAGAAGTCCATATCTAACTGAAATGTTTCTGCGACAGTCTCTTTGTTTCAAGAGTGGAGTCAACGCACCATTGAATCAATTGAACATGCGCGGTTCGATTGAAAAGAGATTGAATAAGGACCGCCGATCaccaatcattttttttcttcatattattAATGAGTGATgagtgaaacaaaaaatcagtTCAGTTCTAAGAACCAGCAGCTGTGTCGTTCGTCTACGGATGGTAGAATCGCGTTGAGTTCTGAGTTATATTGGGATCGGAAAAGGAACTAATTCTAAAAAGCTTAATCAAAGAGTTATCACCCTACAGCTGGTTCCGCAAATGTAGCCatcaaaagtcgaaaaatcaTGATTTTCAATGGGTGATATCTAGGAGCAGAAGCGACCGAGAAAGTTAgggaaaaaagatgtttttatAAGTTGTCCCAAATTTACAATTGTTGAAAACTTCTTTTTCGCTAAACCTCGGCGAACTTTAAAAACTACTTACACAACACTTCCAGTGTACCgtctttttaacaaaaattaattagttGTTTCTCcctaaaattaaactttacaGCGATAGCCATACACGGCACGTAGAGTTTTTATTGCGCGGTCGCCCTATGACTAATATTAAGTGTTGAAGcgacgcacttcaagcaaaagtgctataaatgacagctgtcaaatagagtactactttgtatgaaaaaagtgtccgaatttttttacagtgcaaaaatttgttcgacacactgtccagtttcagtaccctatttagagtaccacccatgcttgaagtgcgtcggTTGAAGTTGTAACTCAATCAGATGATTTTACAGGCTACATTCGTCGAGAACCGTACCCATCATGTTTCAATCACTACTTttgacgccctcagcatgtaaactccattacaaaactcgggCTACGTCTCGGATCAACACAATTCACAAGAAAGCTCTactttatccctagtcatgttaTAGTTATTCACatgacaagggataaaaagttcaAAAGTCGAGTTTTAGTGagaagtttgttgatccgaggcgggGCCGAGGCTAACAATCACatgaaaatgtcactttttaTTATGATCAGAGAGtcttgtaatggattttacatgctgtgAACTCCTAAATCAATTCTCTTGTTTTCTCTAGTGATGTCGTTCGCCACATTCGACTCTAAAGAAAACAAGAGTACTCGTAAAATACTACTTCGTTATAATTGTTAATTGTCAAGTGCTCTTCCAAGAAGTCAAAACTAACTTATTTCGGTGTAGAAGTCACCTCAGGGCTTCTGCGGGAATTCCGGCTTcttctaaaattaaataagtTTTTGGGCCTAGTTCCTCTTCCGATACTAATATAAGTGAGAGCTGTACCGGCCGTGGGCGACACAGCTGTTGGTTCTCAGAAACTGCTCAGAGGTTCGGGCTTTAACAACACTAACAGCGAAGAAAGTAGAATTTGACTAACAAATATAAAACTAAATTCAAATCACCAGTCATCTCTTCTAATTACGTTACCATACCCGAGGccacaaattcaaataataaaagttcatttaaagttcagcttaaaaataaaaccacGAGCCACACGTCTACACAAAGACCATGTACAATAAtctaaaatgttgaaaagtcAAGGAAAATTACGAccgaaaagtatttttaacaattaaaattatttattgctcCACTGCATTATTATAGCCGTAgcaattttatagaaaatatttccacgTAATAAGTAACGCGTTGTGTGTTTGTCTGTAAAATGGCACAAGTAATTCACACCATTAAAATTGGAGTTAGCATTTAATATGTAGATAGGAAAAACTCGGTtaaaggaaattgaaattaaaattttaaagtaaaaatattcgaatataCCTGTTTGACCCTGACGTCCTACCGGTTGGATATCGAAATATCTAATAGACGAAACTATTTCTGGTTATAACTATAAAGGGTTTCACATTCATGACGGTACGTAATACGGCATGTAGATCTACCGTGCATGGGGGTCTGTCTATACATATTTACAATTGCATTATTGGAGGGAAAGCTTCactttaaaaacaaacaaaaatgtgagaGCATAGGGTGGTAAATTCGaacgaattgaaaattatatcgGAATGAAATGTGCACGGTTtgttatatgcaaaaaaatACCGGAATGTTGTATGTTCAGCTAGGATTGTTGTGTCGAAATTCCGATtcgatggaaatgaaaacttgaTGGTATTCCTTTGTTTATTGCTGGTTGATATGCGGCAGGCAGCGTATATATATGTTTTTAATGGGTGATGTGCTGCCGGTCGGTACCAGGCACATTGAATAAACAAGAATGTGGGGTATTTGGTGAacgattgtttgaaatgtaaatTCCGTTAGAATTTTTAAACGATATCTGGTTCGCATAACTTAGGCAATGGATACTTTCTTTGGATAGAATGTCTTGCGTGAACGACGATGTATTTATCGTTGTTAATctaatatttgtaaattatgTAGTTAAGTCATGGGCCACGCAAAGATTTCTTTCTGTTTAGCATTGTACGAAGAAAGGTTTGTTTACTTTACGGGACGAGTAGAGTACAAGAACAGgaacggaaaataaaatgtttcgcaaaaaactcgagtaaaattttcattcgttatcgaaatcaaaaatgaagaggagaaaaaaacaaaaatttgaaaaatgtccaTCAACCACGCTACAGAAAGTGAACACAAACAAGCCAGTTCACGAATGATAACAAGAAACCTGGCGAACAGCATTTACAAGGTCAAAAATCGTGTCAAGTGTTGTTTGAAGAGAACCAGTGCTATTTTATGTAATCAAATTTCCATAATCATCTAACCGAGATTTTAGCAATGAGTCTAGAAAGCCAGGAGTCTAAACTAAATGATGAGAAGGCAATAAACACATCTCAACAGAACGATTTATTTCTAACGAAAATTGCGTCTTCACCACTGATGTTTGATGATGAGATAATTTCCAATGGGATACAAACATTGCCCGATCCAGCATACACATTCAACCAAGTACTTTCAACCATGGATTCAACATTACCATCGCAATGGACACCCAATGTCAAGATCCCATCCGGCACTGGTTACACAAATGTTCCGAGATCCGATCAAACGGATACGATACTTCTATCAATGAGTTCCATTGAACGTGTGAGCACCTGTGGCCTGTGCGACTGCACGaataatttaaacgaaagCAATGATTATCACAACAGAACTGTGACCGATGTTACTGTCATTGATGGTTTAAAtggtcatttggaaaataatgtCGCTGGTTCAGAGCTTGAAATTTTGCGTAAACGGGCGAGATTCACTGAAACGCCAGAAGTGGCTCCTGATATCCTATTGATTTCGGATACGGGATCGATAAAGACGTCCGTGGAATCATCGAATGTTTTAAGAATGCTCGCCGAATCGACGAAAGCTATAAACGATCATTTGATGTCATTGCACGCGGATTGGTGAGTTCAATACGAGTGCACACACTTCGGGAAGTTgtgaattattaaattttatcagTCAGGACCGTGTGATTCAAAGTCTACCGTTTCATCGTGTGCTTATCAATCCATGAAATGACtggtgaattttaatttattatttgtagACTGAACACCCAACAGAGTCTTCCATAAAAATTGGAACTTAATCTGTAGGTGTGCCAAAACCTCACAACCATAAACTACATTGATGGTACTTCTAACCggttaaaaatttgtatgaaacttACCGGTAAATGAAAcgttttttaacaaattttttaccaGTTGGATCTactaagagggattcttttgaaaatccacctatcaaaatcggacccatttcgtctgggatggatatatacatggtttgaaaggtctttgccagtagaccttaaaacaggcctcacacagtctcgagccacacctggttgctggtggaagatctctaaagttggaaaaatagtgttttttatccgaaattttaggcagttataaatgatcgttccgggtgagagtgggctcgttggaaatcTTAAGAGCTTATGTACTTTcaggtcatgcctagtttcattagattcattgatatatgtttgcaaaaatttgcaagaaaaattttcaaaatctgtgtgaactttagacaggtctgggctggtactgatgacgcttaatgtgaacctaacatgctagtcgtaacatacattgtataagctttccattgataccccatttgcagtgctggtgattgctggcgagttttacgagtagcggttgtgctaacataaaattctgttatgtcggcaatcaccagcactgcaaatggggtatcaatggaaagcttagacaatgtatgttacgactagcatgttaggttcccattaagcgtcatcagtaccagcccaggcctgtctaaagttcacacagattttgaaaatttttcttgcagatttttgcaaacatatatcaatgaattaaattaaactaggcatgacccgaaactacttgaactcagctttccaacgagcccactctcgcCCGGGACGATCGTTTATAACGGCccaaaaattcggataaaaatcaccattttaccaacttcggagatgttcaaccagcaaccaggtgtggctagagaccgtgtgaggcctgttttgaggtctactggcaaagacctttcaaaccatgtatatatcaatcccaggcgaaatgggtccgattttggtaggcggcttttcaaaagaatccctcttcgTTCTATCATTGTCTTAgcggtgtcggggaatctcgcacacgtgatcatagtatgcgtccttttacgacatgtaacgaaaagtcatgactgtgcgagattcaccacttagaggtgaatctcgcacaccatgaatttgtgtggtgtgcgagattaccctaccccgtCTTAGCTTTAACTgttgaaacggaaaaatcatttttcgtgCTTACAAAACCTTTATAACGAAGTTGTTGTTGAATTTCGTACACAATTCAATTAGAGACATTATGAAGAAGCTCACAATTATTCTCTCTTTATTACAGTGGCGAACATTTAACAATGGCAAAGAACATCATTGGGCCAATGGATATTTAAGGAAAATTGTAGCAACCTAATGCAACAATTGGAACCAATATTTgagtttaaaagaaaattgtgaagtaaaATCAGTCCTCGTTTATATGTTAACACGACATTCAGTGATCTTaacagttaaaaataaattgctgtAATTTCCACTCCTTTCGATTTGcatatttttctattaaacGAAAAGTGTGAAAGAATTTCAACCCAATTATGATTATTACAATCGAAAAACTAGGTCACTTGATAACGAAATCTATATTCGTTCGGTCTTCGTTTTATCGTTTTGAAAATAGCcgtaaaataacattttatacaAACAACCCATTGAAAGACGCCTGCTGACCTAGCTGATCCGATCCATATCGATACGTAACGTAATATATTTCGAGGTCACGCAAAgtaagaggaaaaaaaacacccCCTGAAGTAAAATGGTTGTTTCTTTGATTATTTCGCTGTTTTGTTAAACTAACACTACTGACTTACATCGTCGAAATGCGTGTGCTTTACAATTTACCGCTTTTTTTGTTGCAGTTTTGTTTCACATTATAGTTTGCATTTTGTAAagagaaaacgattttccataCGAAAATGTAACGAGGAAAGTTTTTGTGTTGTGTTGAGTATTCAAACTTTCGTTACACTTGGAAATTACAAACTGACTTATCAAGGATACGGGGAAATTCGTTAATGCTGCGATTAATGactaattgaataattttgtctCAGTCGCATgattaatttctattttaagtGGAAATTTAGTCTGAATTCTCTTCCAATAATGATTATATCCAGAAGGTATTAATATCACGTCAACTTTTTAATGTGACGTGAAAATACGATTTCGTGACCGGAagttgtgaattttgttggaaCCGTTTGGATACAAATTCGCCGAGGGCACTTTGAGTATATTATTAAAGGGAATCAAGCGTTTGATTGTATTGAATGGAATGCAGAAGggaaaaacataaaagatATTGATGGAGCCGATAACATCATTTTTATAAGGTGACAACGACTGTATATGGTATTGAAACGATTGAAACGTGTATAGGTGGTagcttttgaataaaattgcgATTTACGTGAACGTTCCgtttgatgaaaaatataaatcaagGCCACACAACAGCAACAAGTGGTTGACCTGAATACATCGTAGAATATTTGATTTCTCGCAAAAATGAATG
This window of the Bradysia coprophila strain Holo2 unplaced genomic scaffold, BU_Bcop_v1 contig_324, whole genome shotgun sequence genome carries:
- the LOC119079482 gene encoding uncharacterized protein LOC119079482, with the translated sequence MAMETFATPFPHGFIYGEYGVGVVPKSVDELDMIRLSISIREKPNWSDKMNDPIIVAKWKAEIADSMSQSDKKFDYVLAELSHYLSIKDGSIEVAAVDGTWQSDTLIDNELRKTFIEEVSDLENVPDSEKDWHPGSNNQVLDLVHPSLFCFVAGRTRVTSKPMPSFCPEKLLKFADSDEYLPLDDGLKFALEPTASLPGYTKSAKFQWLPSEFHVDESGGVKIDSYINNLHPECYTKLYQCIEKIFEKFVPMFNKVLTDLRNPRKNRVEINYDDTFEYGEERENEEAERIRKPVKLPHFEPPPAPEKIVKLNGRDLQVIVKLANIHLTPDQPEYPGGSWHIEGMANERIVASGIYYYSSNNITESRLNFRHAVREPDYEQYDHEGVDLIYKLQNEEGLNQFLGSIITKEGRCIVFPNTLQHQVAPFKLEDSTRDGHRKILVFFLVDPSVKILSTSQVPPQQKSWFKQSVESPDVRFPVELVHKIVGFMEWPMELDEAKRHRDELMNERKVFVDKSNQEYFERPFYLCEH
- the LOC119079537 gene encoding uncharacterized protein LOC119079537 isoform X2, with protein sequence MSLESQESKLNDEKAINTSQQNDLFLTKIASSPLMFDDEIISNGIQTLPDPAYTFNQVLSTMDSTLPSQWTPNVKIPSGTGYTNVPRSDQTDTILLSMSSIERVSTCGLCDCTNNLNESNDYHNRTVTDVTVIDGLNGHLEKRARFTETPEVAPDILLISDTGSIKTSVESSNVLRMLAESTKAINDHLMSLHADCGEHLTMAKNIIGPMDI
- the LOC119079537 gene encoding uncharacterized protein LOC119079537 isoform X1, giving the protein MSLESQESKLNDEKAINTSQQNDLFLTKIASSPLMFDDEIISNGIQTLPDPAYTFNQVLSTMDSTLPSQWTPNVKIPSGTGYTNVPRSDQTDTILLSMSSIERVSTCGLCDCTNNLNESNDYHNRTVTDVTVIDGLNGHLENNVAGSELEILRKRARFTETPEVAPDILLISDTGSIKTSVESSNVLRMLAESTKAINDHLMSLHADCGEHLTMAKNIIGPMDI